A single genomic interval of Cellvibrio sp. PSBB023 harbors:
- a CDS encoding StlD/DarB family beta-ketosynthase, producing MPTRFNRVYLQSAGYHLPGEPVNNQEMDDFIAPINRISLRIKNKILAENGIQTRHYAIDKNGETVTSHTQLAANAIHDCLARANASLSDVSLLAVGSSGSDALIPGFAAMVQGELGAPPMETLSSLGVCAAGISALAYAAQSVELGAHQQALVATAEMPSRIFKKSRFAPRGYSSDFDAHFLRWMLSDGAGAVLLTDAPQAKNGVRLKINWIHQKSFAGDYPVCMQLGLTEDRSKSFLDFPSSSEAEAAGALSLRQDIRLLPHLFDVSIHEYVKLVRDGWVASDEIDHFLCHYSSARFIPVVEELLDKAGLTIPRERWYSNLTTRGNTGSASIFIMLAEFLDTHQVKPGEKIFCFIPESGRMTAAYMLIEVEAANAPLVADLTPINNSITSEKTALPDIAAPHDPRSAPQHLQDVLTTLAGIWHDYRSQVWRSPVIHKLVSQQFALDDYRHWTAQWVPQVREGSKWMREAVASLTGSYADLAALIETHAGEEQNDFNILYDDYCAAGGTEPLNNLRRNPGGEALNSYLHSLAATKNPIGLLGAIYIIEGTGQRIVPALLPLLRKQVDLPASAFRFLEYHGANDEHHLARWLAAVELVMAIDPKAANAIITTAKRTAQLYLMQFEHILES from the coding sequence ATGCCCACCCGTTTTAATCGTGTTTATCTTCAGTCGGCGGGATATCACCTGCCAGGCGAGCCGGTCAATAATCAGGAGATGGATGATTTTATTGCACCGATTAATCGCATATCTCTGCGCATCAAAAATAAAATTCTGGCGGAAAACGGTATCCAAACTCGCCATTACGCGATTGATAAAAATGGCGAGACAGTGACTTCGCATACGCAGCTTGCGGCCAATGCCATTCACGATTGTTTGGCGCGCGCCAACGCGAGTTTAAGTGATGTGAGTTTGCTTGCGGTGGGCTCATCGGGAAGCGATGCATTGATTCCGGGTTTTGCGGCTATGGTGCAAGGTGAGTTGGGTGCGCCGCCGATGGAAACCTTATCGAGCCTAGGTGTGTGTGCCGCCGGTATTTCTGCACTGGCTTATGCGGCGCAATCGGTTGAACTTGGGGCGCATCAGCAAGCATTGGTTGCAACTGCTGAAATGCCATCGCGTATTTTCAAAAAAAGCCGCTTTGCCCCGCGCGGTTATAGCAGCGATTTTGATGCGCATTTTTTGCGTTGGATGTTATCAGACGGCGCTGGCGCAGTTTTGCTTACTGATGCACCACAAGCAAAAAACGGTGTGCGCTTAAAAATAAACTGGATCCATCAAAAAAGTTTTGCTGGCGATTATCCTGTTTGTATGCAACTTGGTTTAACGGAAGATCGTAGCAAATCCTTTCTCGATTTTCCCTCATCCAGCGAGGCGGAAGCGGCGGGTGCGCTTTCACTGCGGCAGGATATTCGCCTGCTGCCGCATTTGTTTGATGTAAGCATCCACGAATACGTAAAGCTGGTGCGCGATGGTTGGGTGGCTTCAGACGAGATTGATCATTTCCTCTGTCATTACTCATCTGCACGTTTTATTCCGGTGGTGGAAGAACTCTTGGATAAAGCAGGTTTAACGATTCCGCGCGAGCGCTGGTACAGTAATTTAACTACGCGTGGTAATACCGGTTCGGCATCCATTTTTATTATGCTCGCTGAATTTCTCGATACGCATCAGGTTAAACCGGGCGAGAAAATATTTTGTTTTATTCCTGAATCGGGCCGTATGACGGCGGCTTACATGTTGATTGAAGTGGAAGCGGCCAATGCGCCTTTGGTTGCTGATCTTACTCCCATAAATAATTCGATAACGTCAGAAAAAACCGCGCTGCCAGATATCGCCGCACCTCATGATCCACGATCTGCTCCTCAGCATTTACAAGACGTGTTAACGACGCTTGCGGGTATCTGGCACGACTATCGTTCGCAAGTATGGCGTAGCCCGGTTATCCACAAATTGGTGAGCCAGCAATTTGCGTTGGACGATTATCGACATTGGACTGCGCAATGGGTGCCGCAAGTGCGCGAGGGCAGTAAGTGGATGCGCGAAGCCGTTGCATCGCTCACGGGTAGCTATGCTGATCTGGCGGCATTAATTGAAACTCACGCCGGCGAAGAGCAAAACGATTTTAACATTTTGTATGACGATTATTGCGCGGCAGGTGGCACTGAACCGCTGAATAATTTGCGTCGCAATCCCGGTGGCGAAGCATTGAATAGCTATTTGCATTCGCTCGCCGCGACGAAAAATCCTATCGGATTATTGGGCGCGATTTATATTATTGAAGGTACTGGCCAGCGTATCGTGCCCGCGCTCTTGCCTTTGCTGCGCAAACAAGTGGATTTGCCTGCAAGTGCATTTCGCTTTTTGGAATACCACGGTGCGAATGATGAGCATCACCTCGCGCGCTGGTTGGCGGCAGTTGAACTGGTGATGGCGATCGATCCTAAGGCCGCAAACGCAATTATCACCACTGCCAAGCGCACGGCACAACTATATCTCATGCAGTTCGAACATATTCTGGAGTCATAG
- a CDS encoding transcriptional regulator translates to MSDLFSLDSVDDVIHGRLRLGVMAYLINVGDTDFAQLKAKTAATDGNLSVQLRKLEEAGYIEIAKSFVGKKTVTGVQLTEQGRQAFIRYLENMQRLINEASLIRDEN, encoded by the coding sequence ATGAGCGATCTTTTCTCACTCGACTCGGTTGATGATGTTATCCATGGCCGCTTGCGGCTTGGTGTCATGGCCTACCTGATCAACGTGGGTGATACCGATTTCGCGCAGTTAAAAGCCAAGACTGCCGCAACCGATGGCAATCTGTCTGTTCAGTTGCGCAAGCTTGAGGAGGCCGGTTATATCGAGATCGCCAAAAGTTTTGTCGGTAAAAAAACGGTGACGGGTGTGCAATTGACCGAGCAGGGTAGGCAGGCGTTTATCCGCTATTTGGAAAATATGCAGCGTTTGATCAATGAGGCATCCCTTATTCGCGATGAGAATTAA
- a CDS encoding DNA-3-methyladenine glycosylase: protein MKDIFSLIDFSAPSHEVAPQLIGAQFFVNGVGGIIVEVEAYDQAEPASHTFSGPSVRNASMFGPPGRAYVYRSYGIHWCLNFVCAPDGHGAGVLIRAIQPTQGLDIMRERRGVAVERLLCSGPGRVGQALDIVHAFNGRSLTQTPFKLLPAIAPVDVVHGPRIGISKAMDLPWRFCLAGSPFLSKPLSK, encoded by the coding sequence ATGAAAGATATATTTTCGCTCATCGATTTTTCCGCTCCCTCGCATGAAGTTGCGCCACAATTAATCGGTGCGCAATTTTTTGTGAATGGTGTGGGCGGAATTATTGTGGAAGTTGAAGCGTACGACCAAGCCGAACCCGCGTCCCACACATTCTCTGGTCCCAGCGTGCGCAATGCCTCCATGTTTGGCCCGCCGGGTCGCGCTTATGTTTATCGCTCATACGGCATTCACTGGTGTTTGAATTTTGTGTGTGCGCCAGACGGTCATGGTGCAGGCGTTTTAATTCGCGCGATCCAGCCCACGCAGGGGTTGGATATTATGCGCGAACGCCGTGGCGTAGCGGTTGAGAGATTGCTCTGTTCCGGTCCCGGGCGAGTCGGTCAGGCATTGGACATTGTGCATGCCTTTAATGGGCGATCCCTCACCCAAACACCTTTCAAGTTATTGCCCGCTATTGCCCCGGTCGATGTGGTTCATGGGCCACGTATTGGTATATCCAAAGCGATGGATCTGCCCTGGCGATTTTGCTTGGCTGGCTCTCCATTTCTTAGTAAGCCTTTGTCGAAATAG
- a CDS encoding cellulose binding domain-containing protein, with protein MSKIKQNLLASSMLISTLLLAAQANALTCSTSADSWNNGYVVNVTVLNDGTAPVNGWQVALNFNQGPGVTGSWNATLSTSGNTVTASNVGWNGNIGVGQSVGFGFQGTHSGNFTKPTCTVGGNSGGTPSSSVSSSSSVAPQQPSSVSSSSVQTGARNAITVRALGTTGSESITLRVGGTAVQSWTLSTTMNNYTAETALVGDVVVAFTNDDGGNADVRIDYVNVNGVTRQAEDQLENTGAWGNNRCGGGAPSEWLHCEGYINFGSVTGEPGSSSSSISSRSSTSSSSSSGGTGTGAGSAGCGAPAKLTNGRRTINVNGLNREYVLDIPSNYNQNNPYKLVFGWHWRGGSANDVVGQGYYGMKSLSNNSAIFVAPDRAAGTDGWTNANGRDMAFLQSMLTQLKSSLCIDESRIFSTGWSYGGMMSLAVGRELPSIFRAIAPVSGAFLTPHVDSGSATAAWIAHGTSDNVVSHSSGSQARDAYLRANGCSNTTVPVQPSPCVEYQNCSSGKPVVWCSFNGGHTQPSFYSSGAWNFFNRF; from the coding sequence ATGTCAAAGATAAAGCAAAACTTACTTGCATCTTCGATGCTGATATCAACGCTGCTGCTTGCAGCGCAGGCCAATGCGTTAACCTGCAGCACCAGTGCTGATAGTTGGAACAATGGTTATGTTGTGAATGTAACGGTTCTCAATGATGGCACTGCTCCCGTTAATGGCTGGCAAGTGGCGCTCAATTTTAATCAAGGTCCTGGCGTTACTGGCTCGTGGAATGCGACCTTATCCACTTCGGGCAACACCGTTACTGCTTCTAATGTTGGTTGGAATGGCAATATTGGTGTAGGCCAAAGCGTAGGCTTTGGGTTTCAGGGAACACATAGCGGTAATTTTACAAAGCCCACCTGTACCGTTGGTGGGAACTCGGGCGGAACGCCATCGTCTAGCGTAAGTTCATCAAGCAGTGTCGCACCTCAACAACCTTCATCAGTGTCTTCCAGCTCTGTCCAAACCGGCGCTCGCAACGCCATTACTGTTCGTGCACTGGGTACAACGGGGAGTGAATCTATCACTCTCAGGGTGGGTGGTACGGCAGTGCAGTCATGGACGCTCAGCACTACCATGAACAACTACACCGCAGAAACGGCGTTGGTCGGCGATGTGGTTGTTGCCTTTACCAATGATGATGGTGGCAATGCAGACGTACGTATCGATTATGTCAACGTTAATGGCGTAACCCGACAGGCAGAAGACCAGTTAGAAAACACCGGGGCTTGGGGGAATAATCGTTGCGGCGGTGGCGCACCGAGCGAATGGTTACATTGCGAAGGTTATATCAATTTCGGTAGCGTCACCGGTGAGCCTGGTTCAAGCAGTTCTTCGATTTCGAGCAGATCTTCAACCTCTAGCAGTTCGTCATCTGGTGGTACTGGTACTGGTGCCGGTTCTGCTGGCTGTGGTGCCCCGGCTAAATTAACCAATGGGCGTCGTACCATTAACGTTAACGGATTGAATCGCGAATACGTGTTGGATATCCCGAGCAATTACAACCAGAACAATCCCTACAAGTTGGTCTTCGGTTGGCACTGGCGTGGTGGTAGTGCGAACGATGTTGTAGGTCAAGGCTACTACGGCATGAAAAGCCTCTCTAATAACAGTGCGATTTTCGTGGCGCCTGATCGTGCCGCCGGCACCGACGGATGGACAAATGCCAATGGCCGCGACATGGCTTTCTTGCAGTCGATGCTAACCCAGCTGAAGTCATCTCTGTGTATCGACGAAAGTCGTATCTTCTCTACCGGCTGGAGTTACGGTGGCATGATGTCACTTGCAGTGGGGCGCGAGTTGCCAAGCATCTTCCGTGCTATCGCGCCTGTATCAGGTGCCTTCTTGACGCCTCATGTGGATAGTGGTTCGGCGACTGCGGCCTGGATTGCGCACGGCACTAGCGACAATGTGGTAAGCCATAGCTCTGGTAGTCAAGCCCGTGATGCTTATCTCAGGGCTAACGGTTGCTCTAACACGACTGTGCCGGTACAACCATCCCCCTGTGTGGAGTACCAAAACTGCTCATCGGGTAAACCTGTTGTCTGGTGTTCGTTCAACGGTGGACATACTCAACCGTCGTTCTACAGCTCCGGCGCATGGAACTTCTTTAATCGCTTCTAG
- the ilvY gene encoding HTH-type transcriptional activator IlvY, whose protein sequence is MDITKLRLFCNLASSLHFGRAANASHVSPSTLSRNIKQLEDDLGVSLFVRDNRSVILTHEGEQFLGFAKEVIQQWETYQESLLAQADQLRGQLSIYCSVTASYSFLYEILTEFRVKHPGIAIKLHTGDPAQSIERILAGDEDIAIAAKPDKLPAGISFKPINSSPLIFITANNEDWQGKNWEEIPVIIPEEGLARERLNIWFDSLGIKPNIYAEVKGNEAIVSMVSLGFGVGVAPQIVVDNSPLANKVKRFDPQPDLGPYDTGLCVMEKRLKSPIVAAFWTQLQ, encoded by the coding sequence ATGGACATCACCAAACTCCGACTGTTTTGTAATCTCGCCAGCAGCCTGCATTTTGGCCGTGCCGCCAATGCCAGTCATGTGAGCCCGTCAACACTCAGCCGCAACATCAAGCAGCTTGAGGACGATTTAGGCGTGAGCCTCTTTGTACGCGACAATCGCTCGGTGATACTCACCCATGAAGGTGAACAGTTTTTAGGGTTTGCCAAAGAAGTCATCCAGCAGTGGGAGACCTATCAAGAATCCCTGCTCGCGCAGGCCGATCAACTGCGCGGTCAACTCAGCATCTATTGCTCGGTAACCGCCAGTTACAGCTTTCTTTATGAAATCCTCACCGAATTCCGCGTTAAACATCCCGGTATTGCGATCAAACTCCACACCGGCGACCCTGCACAGTCGATTGAGCGGATTCTGGCAGGCGATGAAGATATCGCTATCGCCGCCAAACCGGACAAATTACCCGCCGGCATCAGCTTCAAACCCATCAACAGTTCACCGTTGATTTTTATCACCGCAAACAATGAAGACTGGCAAGGGAAAAACTGGGAAGAAATCCCGGTGATCATCCCCGAAGAAGGCTTGGCGCGGGAGCGATTAAATATCTGGTTCGACTCACTCGGCATCAAACCCAATATTTATGCGGAGGTGAAAGGGAACGAGGCGATTGTAAGCATGGTGAGCCTGGGATTCGGCGTGGGCGTTGCGCCGCAAATTGTGGTGGATAACAGCCCTCTCGCCAACAAAGTAAAACGCTTTGATCCGCAACCGGATTTGGGCCCCTACGATACCGGGCTCTGTGTGATGGAAAAACGATTGAAAAGTCCGATCGTCGCCGCATTCTGGACTCAACTGCAATAA
- the ilvC gene encoding ketol-acid reductoisomerase produces the protein MHVYYDKDADLSIIQGKKVAIIGYGSQGHAHACNLKDSGVDVVVGLRAGSATVKKAEAHGLKVTDVATAVKSADVVMILTPDEFQSKLYKEEIEPNIKQGATLAFAHGFAIHYNQVVPRKDLDVIMIAPKAPGHTVRSEFVRGGGVPDLIAIFQDASGKAKDTALSYASGVGGGRTGIIETTFKDETETDLFGEQAVLCGGAVELVKMGYETLVEAGYEPEMAYFECLHELKLIVDLMFEGGIANMNYSISNNAEYGEYVTGPKVINEESRKAMRQALKDIQTGEYAKKFILEGQTNYSSMTAARRNNAAHGIEVVGAKLRAMMPWIQANKIVDQTKN, from the coding sequence ATGCACGTTTATTACGATAAAGATGCTGATCTTTCTATTATCCAAGGCAAAAAAGTAGCCATTATTGGTTACGGTTCACAAGGCCACGCGCACGCGTGCAACCTGAAAGATTCAGGCGTTGATGTAGTTGTAGGTCTGCGTGCAGGTTCTGCCACTGTTAAGAAAGCTGAAGCTCACGGCCTGAAAGTGACTGACGTTGCGACTGCGGTTAAATCAGCTGACGTAGTAATGATCCTGACTCCGGACGAGTTCCAATCAAAACTGTACAAAGAAGAGATCGAGCCAAACATCAAGCAAGGCGCTACTTTGGCCTTCGCTCACGGTTTTGCGATTCACTACAACCAAGTAGTGCCACGCAAAGATTTGGACGTAATCATGATCGCGCCAAAAGCGCCTGGTCATACTGTGCGTTCTGAATTCGTACGTGGTGGCGGTGTTCCTGATCTGATTGCCATTTTCCAGGATGCTTCTGGTAAGGCGAAAGATACTGCTCTGTCATACGCATCAGGTGTTGGTGGCGGCCGTACCGGCATCATCGAAACTACCTTTAAAGACGAGACTGAAACCGACCTGTTCGGTGAACAAGCGGTTCTGTGTGGCGGCGCAGTTGAGTTGGTGAAAATGGGTTACGAAACTCTGGTTGAAGCGGGCTACGAGCCAGAAATGGCTTACTTCGAGTGCTTGCATGAGCTGAAGTTGATCGTTGACCTGATGTTCGAAGGCGGTATCGCCAACATGAACTACTCCATCTCTAACAACGCTGAATACGGCGAGTATGTGACTGGTCCAAAAGTGATCAACGAAGAGTCGCGCAAGGCGATGCGTCAAGCGTTGAAAGATATCCAGACTGGCGAATACGCGAAGAAATTCATCCTGGAAGGTCAAACCAACTATTCATCAATGACTGCTGCTCGTCGTAACAACGCCGCTCACGGTATTGAAGTGGTTGGTGCGAAGCTGCGTGCGATGATGCCTTGGATTCAAGCCAACAAAATCGTCGATCAAACCAAGAACTAA
- the pssA gene encoding CDP-diacylglycerol--serine O-phosphatidyltransferase: MNKSDQEQHKPVETTDHEGPLPFGDLVEEVSEDGKKVRHRGVYLLPNLFTTGALFCGFYAIVSSMNGNFSHAAIAIFVAMLLDGMDGRVARMTNTQSAFGEQYDSLADMVSFGVAPALVVFSWVLQDLGRWGWAAAFVYIACAALRLARFNTQIGVVDKKYFMGLASPAAASIIAATVWVWYDSAPVGVWAAAIALLTAFAGLLMVSNFRYTSFKGMDFRGRVPFAFMLLVVLVFASLIIYQQQGVLAIAVIYGLSGPVTWLYGQLVGAGKVQKTGE, translated from the coding sequence ATGAATAAGAGTGACCAAGAACAACATAAGCCTGTCGAGACAACTGATCACGAGGGCCCTTTGCCGTTTGGCGACTTGGTTGAAGAGGTGTCCGAGGATGGGAAAAAGGTTCGCCATCGCGGCGTTTACCTTCTGCCTAATCTTTTCACAACGGGTGCGCTTTTTTGTGGGTTCTATGCAATTGTTTCCTCGATGAATGGAAACTTCTCCCATGCGGCAATTGCCATATTTGTGGCCATGTTGCTGGATGGGATGGATGGTCGTGTGGCTCGTATGACCAATACCCAAAGTGCGTTTGGTGAGCAATACGACAGTTTGGCGGATATGGTTTCTTTCGGTGTGGCACCGGCATTGGTGGTATTTAGTTGGGTATTGCAGGATCTTGGGCGCTGGGGCTGGGCAGCTGCGTTTGTCTACATCGCGTGTGCAGCATTACGCTTGGCGCGCTTCAACACACAAATTGGTGTGGTAGATAAAAAATACTTTATGGGATTGGCGAGTCCTGCGGCGGCATCCATTATTGCGGCGACTGTATGGGTTTGGTATGACAGCGCTCCTGTTGGTGTTTGGGCGGCGGCAATCGCACTGTTAACTGCCTTTGCTGGTTTGTTGATGGTGTCCAATTTTCGCTATACCAGCTTTAAGGGAATGGATTTCCGTGGGCGTGTTCCGTTTGCATTTATGTTGCTGGTTGTATTGGTGTTTGCCTCGCTGATTATTTATCAGCAGCAGGGTGTCTTGGCGATAGCTGTCATTTATGGTTTGTCGGGGCCTGTTACTTGGCTGTATGGACAACTTGTCGGTGCAGGAAAAGTGCAAAAAACGGGCGAATAA
- the alr gene encoding alanine racemase → MLTVDLNAIQQNWLTLSASSLASVAGVIKADAYGLGARQVGCALYAVGCRTFFLASVEEAVTARDFLPADATIYVLGGLRNVDISELFARNLIPMLCSVYDVEQWLKFKSSAQVNAVAGLKINTGMTRFGLDERDFSLLCTDEFRLKAINPELLISHLACADEVNHLQNNIQLNRFLKSLEQIKRVLPPVRASLANSSGIFLGKEWHFDLLRPGAALYGINPTPLDKNPMLPVVRLALPILQVRSLSASEFIGYGATASLPTGARVAVVAGGYADGVHRTLGAHPEGILLGQRVKVIGRISMDSMIFDISHIAASDEELMQASVEVIGDDRSIDRLMKTHKTLGYEVLTSLGSRYKRHYLPGAL, encoded by the coding sequence GTGTTAACTGTAGATCTAAATGCGATTCAGCAAAATTGGCTTACGTTGTCTGCCTCATCCTTGGCCAGTGTTGCCGGTGTAATTAAGGCTGATGCTTATGGCTTGGGCGCACGACAAGTTGGTTGCGCGCTTTACGCTGTTGGATGCAGAACCTTTTTTTTGGCCTCAGTAGAAGAGGCGGTAACTGCTCGAGATTTTTTGCCTGCTGATGCGACCATTTATGTCCTGGGCGGACTGCGCAATGTAGATATTTCCGAATTGTTCGCGCGCAATCTTATCCCTATGCTCTGCTCTGTTTATGATGTGGAGCAATGGTTGAAATTCAAATCGTCTGCTCAAGTTAATGCTGTAGCCGGATTAAAAATCAATACGGGAATGACTCGTTTTGGATTGGATGAGCGGGATTTTTCTCTGCTCTGCACTGATGAGTTTCGCCTAAAAGCAATTAATCCTGAGCTCCTTATCAGTCATCTTGCATGTGCTGACGAGGTTAATCATTTGCAAAACAATATTCAGCTTAATCGTTTTCTTAAATCCCTTGAGCAGATAAAAAGAGTATTGCCGCCTGTCCGTGCAAGCTTGGCCAATTCCTCTGGGATTTTTTTAGGAAAGGAATGGCATTTCGATTTGCTTCGCCCTGGTGCGGCGCTGTATGGCATTAATCCAACACCTTTAGATAAAAACCCAATGCTACCTGTTGTAAGACTGGCTTTGCCAATCTTGCAGGTTCGTAGTTTGAGTGCTTCTGAATTTATTGGCTATGGCGCCACGGCAAGTTTGCCGACAGGTGCAAGAGTTGCTGTTGTTGCAGGTGGTTATGCCGACGGTGTCCATAGAACACTTGGTGCGCACCCAGAAGGCATATTGCTTGGTCAGAGAGTAAAAGTGATTGGCAGGATATCAATGGATTCGATGATATTTGATATTTCTCACATTGCTGCTTCAGATGAGGAATTGATGCAAGCTTCTGTAGAGGTGATTGGTGATGATCGCTCTATTGATCGCCTTATGAAAACTCATAAGACATTAGGCTATGAAGTGCTTACCAGTTTGGGCTCAAGATATAAAAGACACTATTTGCCAGGGGCTTTATGA
- the birA gene encoding bifunctional biotin--[acetyl-CoA-carboxylase] ligase/biotin operon repressor BirA produces MNPNFVESSSLYAVLKLLSDGEFHSGEELGLLLGVSRAAVWKTLKKFEPLGIDITSVKGRGYCISGGLDLLDKSKIHPSADASLSINVFTQLDSTNSFLLRQEQPERQVCLAENQTAGRGRRGRAWVSPFAQNLYLSIGWGFEGGVAALEGLSLAIGLAVVRCLQKYKVNGLQLKWPNDLLYKDKKLGGILIEMNGDPAGYCSCVVGIGLNVSMKVSDSESIEQPWINLNDILAEQGLPFIGRNQLASSLMDELVIILSNYQHSGFSAYRSEWESVAAYVDQPISLQAGNRVQFGVFRGVDSTGALRLEMNGEEHIIHGGEVSLRAAHVS; encoded by the coding sequence ATGAACCCTAATTTCGTTGAATCAAGTTCCTTGTATGCTGTGCTGAAATTATTGTCAGATGGCGAGTTTCACTCCGGCGAAGAACTGGGGCTCTTGCTTGGTGTGAGCCGAGCTGCTGTCTGGAAAACTTTAAAAAAGTTTGAGCCATTGGGTATTGATATTACCTCTGTTAAAGGTCGGGGTTATTGTATTAGCGGTGGTCTCGACTTATTAGACAAATCCAAAATTCATCCAAGTGCTGACGCTTCGTTAAGCATTAATGTATTTACCCAGTTGGATTCGACTAACTCATTTTTGTTGCGTCAAGAACAGCCTGAGCGCCAGGTTTGTTTAGCAGAAAATCAAACTGCGGGTCGAGGCAGGCGCGGCCGAGCTTGGGTTAGCCCATTTGCACAAAATCTCTATCTTTCTATAGGTTGGGGCTTTGAAGGAGGTGTTGCTGCGCTCGAGGGGCTGAGTTTGGCGATAGGTTTGGCAGTGGTGAGATGTTTGCAGAAATACAAGGTTAATGGTTTGCAATTAAAGTGGCCAAATGACCTCCTGTATAAAGATAAAAAGCTGGGCGGTATTTTAATAGAAATGAATGGTGATCCCGCAGGTTATTGCTCTTGTGTTGTGGGGATTGGCCTGAACGTATCCATGAAAGTAAGTGATTCGGAATCTATTGAGCAGCCCTGGATTAATCTTAACGACATTTTGGCTGAGCAGGGGCTTCCCTTTATTGGGCGTAACCAACTTGCTTCATCATTGATGGATGAGTTGGTAATCATACTGTCGAATTATCAGCACAGCGGTTTTTCTGCATACAGGAGCGAGTGGGAATCGGTAGCTGCCTATGTTGATCAGCCCATTAGTCTTCAAGCGGGTAATAGGGTGCAATTTGGTGTGTTCCGAGGGGTTGATTCAACTGGCGCATTGAGGCTCGAGATGAATGGCGAGGAGCATATTATTCATGGTGGTGAGGTATCCCTGAGGGCGGCCCATGTTTCTTGA
- a CDS encoding type III pantothenate kinase — protein sequence MFLEIDMGNSRIKWRFRDASNVLDKGFIETTAEFDLLAAFWLPYAGRVTVVWVASVVSDDLEQKLAECVKRIFAIDPIFARSGPNVGVVQNGYDSPDLLGVDRWLSILAAYGYTQTACIVLSLGTAATIDVIDKNGRHLGGFIAPGLSLMIRSLSSSARRISANSHEIVLTEELGRATSLAICGGCTSMLEGLVDNAVKQLRKVAGDEHFELVFTGGDAIQLMPYYPSAHLINDLVMDGLAYALQESIPGCNQ from the coding sequence ATGTTTCTTGAAATTGACATGGGAAATTCACGTATTAAGTGGCGATTTCGGGATGCTAGCAATGTTCTCGATAAGGGATTCATTGAGACAACCGCAGAGTTTGATTTATTGGCGGCTTTCTGGCTTCCCTATGCTGGGCGAGTAACAGTAGTGTGGGTTGCTAGTGTGGTCAGCGATGACCTGGAGCAAAAACTTGCTGAGTGTGTTAAGCGTATTTTTGCTATTGATCCCATATTTGCCAGAAGTGGCCCTAATGTTGGTGTCGTACAAAATGGTTATGACTCGCCTGATTTATTGGGTGTTGATCGTTGGCTTTCGATTCTGGCTGCATATGGGTACACGCAAACTGCATGCATTGTTTTGTCATTAGGTACGGCCGCGACTATTGATGTTATCGATAAAAACGGGCGTCATTTGGGGGGATTTATTGCTCCAGGCTTATCGCTAATGATTCGCTCTCTATCTTCTAGTGCGCGACGTATATCGGCTAACTCTCACGAAATTGTCCTGACGGAGGAGCTTGGTCGAGCCACATCTTTGGCAATTTGTGGTGGCTGCACGTCAATGCTGGAAGGCTTGGTAGATAATGCGGTAAAACAATTACGTAAAGTGGCAGGCGACGAGCATTTTGAGTTGGTGTTTACGGGCGGCGATGCAATTCAGTTGATGCCATATTATCCATCTGCGCACTTGATAAATGATTTGGTAATGGATGGACTGGCGTACGCACTACAGGAATCAATACCGGGGTGTAATCAATGA